From Peromyscus maniculatus bairdii isolate BWxNUB_F1_BW_parent chromosome 19, HU_Pman_BW_mat_3.1, whole genome shotgun sequence, the proteins below share one genomic window:
- the Hsbp1l1 gene encoding heat shock factor-binding protein 1-like protein 1 translates to MDARAPEVPCGDVLQNAAENLLQELEDHFRALTTTLNLRMEEMGSRIEDLQKNVDDLMVQAGIENSIKEQTT, encoded by the exons ATGGACGCCCGGGCGCCGGAAGTTCCTTGCGGGGACGTACTGCAGAATGCG GCAGAAAATCTACTTCAGGAGCTTGAAGACCACTTCCGAGCCCTGACTACGACGTTAAACCTCAGAA TGGAAGAAATGGGAAGTCGCATTGAGGACTTACAGAAAAATGTTGATGACCTAATGGTTCAAGCTGGAATCGAGAATTCTATCAAAGAACAAACG